The following proteins are co-located in the Dromiciops gliroides isolate mDroGli1 chromosome 2, mDroGli1.pri, whole genome shotgun sequence genome:
- the LOC122738244 gene encoding 60S ribosomal protein L10a-like, giving the protein MDIEALKKLNKNKKLVKKLAKKYDNFLASESLIKQIPRVLGPGLNKAGKFPSLLTHNENMVAKVDEVKSTIKFQMKKVLCLAVAVGHVKMTDDELVYNIHLAVNFLFSLLKKNWQNVRALYIKRTMGKPQWLY; this is encoded by the coding sequence ATGGATATTGAGGCCCTGAAGAAGTTGAATAAGAACAAGAAATTGGTCAAGAAGCTGGCTAAAAAGTATGATAACTTTTTGGCCTCCGAGTCCCTGATCAAACAAATCCCTCGAGTCCTGGGCCCTGGTCTGAACAAAGCTGGCAAATTTCCATCTCTGCTCACCCACAATGAGAATATGGTGGCAAAGGTCGATGAGGTTAAATCTACTATCAAGTTCCAGATGAAGAAGGTGCTGTGTCTGGCGGTGGCTGTTGGCCACGTGAAGATGACAGATGATGAGCTTGTCTACAACATCCATCTGGCTGTCAATTTCCTGTTTTCTCTACTAAAGAAAAACTGGCAGAACGTGAGGGCATTGTATATCAAGCGCACCATGGGCAAGCCTCAGTGGCTTTATTAA